The segment GACCGGCAAAGCTAAGAAGTCATAATCCCGGAAGGTTTGTGCCACGTCTTCTTGGTCATCCCCCACATGCACGGAGATCACCCGCTCGCTCATTACTTCAGAGATCATGGTGTCATCATCATTGATGATCAAATCCCGCAGCGAGATCACACCTACTAATTTGTTGTCTTGATCTACTACATAGATATAATAAATAGTTTCCGCGACATCCGCTTCATTTTTCAAGACGTACATCGCGGAACGTACCGTCTGGTTTGCAACGATGGAAACAAATTCTGTCGTCATGATGGACCCGGCTGTATCATCTTCATAATGAAGCAGTTCCTTGATTTCGCTGGCATCATCTGCCGACATCAAACTAAGGTATTTGGCAACTTGTTTCTTATCTAGTGTATTCAATAAATCGACTGCGTTATCGGTATACATTTCAGAAAGCATCTCCGCCGCATAGCTGGGGCGCATCTCTGATAAATAATCTTTCATGTATTCGTCGTCTTCTTCGATCACATCGAACATATCCGCTAATTCTTTAGGGGATAGATACGCGTAGACAAGATGTCGTTGTGCCTCATCGAGAGACTGGTAGAATTGCCCCTGCTCATAGATATGCATCTCCAAAAAATTATCACGAAATGCTTGAATATCGTTTGCTTGAAGTGCTTGACGTAATTCATCAAAGCGAACTTCCAATTCTTCTGTTTCGTCCAATCTCTCTCACCACACTCATTCGTTTAATTTTGCCGCCAATCCTTGCATATCTGACGGTAATTCCTGATAGAATTCCAGTCGTTCATTTGTAAATGGATGATAAAAATGCAACTCATAGCAATGCAGCGCTTGTCTTTGGATCCCCAGATCCATTGCGCCGCCGTATAATTCGTCCCCTAATAATGGACAGCCGATCGCTGCAAAATGCACGCGGATCTGATGGGTACGTCCAGTGTGCAGCTGGATATCTACCAGTGCCGCCTGTTCTCCCCGCTGATCCAGCCAATATTCTGTTTCGGCATAGCGCCCTTCCTCAGCGATCTTGCGTTTCAATAAAGAATCATAATCTCTGGCAATCGGTAAAATGATCTCGCCATGAGGCTGCAATGTATCGATCGCGCCAGCTACCAGAGCTTGATATTTTTTGTAAAACTTCTTTTCCCTCAGCTGGATATCCAGCTTGGCATGGGCAAACCCATGCTTAGCAAACAGCATCAATCCCGATGTATCACGATCCAATCGCGTCACCACGTGGATCACTTGGTTAGGATAATTTTGCTGTTTGTAATACGCTTTGACACGATTGGCCATCGTATGATTGGGGTGATATTGTGCCGGGATCGAAGAGATCCCCGCCGGTTTGTTCACCACCAGTAGATGTTCGTCTTCAAAGACGATATCGATAGGCGTCGGGTCCAATAAGACTGTTTCATGTTCTCCTTCATCAGGAATCACAATAGTTACCCTATCATTTGCCTTCAAAGAATACAAGACATTTTCTATTTGCCCATTCACAAAAATTTTTCCGCCTTGAAATTTGATTTTTGCCAGCAAACCTTTTGAGATTCCCTGCTCTTTCAAAAAAAATTTTACTTTTTGCGGATGATCATAATGATACGTATACGTAAATTCCATCGTTTATGTGTCTCCAATAAAAGCATCCTTGACGCGATGCCAAAAATGCATGTGCCGATAAGAAGCAAACTGGATCCGTTCATCTGCGATACGATAAAAAATCGCATCGATCTCGTCTTGCTGGATATCCAAAGAATCTACCGTGATCAGGTAGTCATTGCTGTCTTGCAAACGGATCTCCAGCCATTCATTTGCAGCGATGATGATCGGTGAACCTAGTGTCCGAAACACGCGATTGTTCAATGACGCGATCTCAGCTAATTGGATAGCGTTGATGCTGGGATGCAAGACCGCTCCGCCGACACTTTTGTTATAAGCAGTCGATCCAGTTGGCGTAGAAACCGATAAACCGTCACCGCGAAAACGTTCAAACAGTTCTTCTTTGATATAAACATCCGCCACCATTGTGCGGCTGCCCCGCTTGATGGTGGATTCGTTCAATGCCAAAAAGTGTCTGTCGGGTTTATCGTTTAAATAGCGGATCACTACATCCAACAAAGGATAACTAACGCTTTGTCCACGGTTGTTTTTCAAACTTTCCACTAATTCTTCCAGTTCATAGTCCCGCCAGTCGGTATAAAAACCCAAATGTCCGGTATGGATGCCTAAAAAACTGACGTCTTTCAAGCGATGACTGTACCGATGGAAAGCTGACAGCAGCGTGCCGTCCCCGCCGACAGAGATCACAATCTCCGGTTCTCGTTCGTCTAGTTGGATGTCTGCTTTTTTCAATAACTTGAGCAGATGTTGAACAACATCGATAGTTTGTTTCTGCTGATTATAGACTACAGCTACTCGCAATCCCTTCATTCCTCCTCTCGATCGATGGACGCACGGTAATAATTATCATCAGATTTGCCGCGACCATGAGAAAACAGACGCTGGGCTTCTTGGATCTCCTCGCGAATGCTGGACATCTCTTCATCTAAGCGATAGGCGGCCTCTGCCGCTCGTTTCAAGCGCTCGCTCATTTCTTCCGGAAAGGCGCCTTGATATTTGTAATTCAAAGAATGTTCGATCGTTGCCCAAAAATTCATGGCCAACGTCCGGATCTGGATCTCCGCCAAAATCTTTTTCTCACCGTTGATCAATTGGACCGGATATTCGATGACTAAGTGATAGGAGCGGTATCCGCTGGCTTTTTTATTGGTGATATAATCCCGTTCGATAATGACTTTCATATCTTTACGATTGCGCAAAATCTGCACGACTTGGTGGATATCTTCTACGAACTGGCACATGATGCGTAATCCGGCAATATCCGACATCTCTTCTTCTAAGCGTTCCATCGGGATATGACGGATCTGACTTTTGGTAATAATACTGTCCACAGGCTTGACACGTCCTGTGACGAATTCTATCGGTACGTGTCTGCTTTGTTCCCGAAATTGTTTGCGAATCCCGCGAAGTTTGACTTTCAATTCAGAAACCGTTTGTTCATAAGGAGCTAAAAAACTTTCCCAATCTCGTTCCATACTGATCCCTCTATTTTCTTTTAACGTTCATTCTCCATTTTACCATAAAGCACAAAAAATCTTTAGTAGCCATTCTCTGATCCATTTGATTTTTATCAGAAGCCTTCTGCTGACACAAACTGTAACAATTTTTTGAGAAGGCCGCTTGCTGTGAATAAAGATTATAGTCAGACGATTCGGTAAAAAACTGTTTTTTTAATCAAAATCAGTCATTTTCATTGACGTATGCTGACGATTTATGTCAAAATATTAAAACACGGAAAAGAGTGAAACTATGAGCGAGAGCATTGAAATCGAATTTAAAACATTGATCACAGCCAAAGAATTTGCCCACGTCCAGTCTTTCTTCCAGATTGAGGAAAGCGGATTCCATTATCAACTGAACAGCTACTTCGACACAGAAGATTCCCTGCTTAAACAAAAAAAATGGGGATTGCGGATCAGACAATTGTCAGACCGCGGTGAGCTGACATTGAAAATCCCTCGTACAGAAGGTTTATTGGAAGTCACGGACGACCTTACCGTTAAAGAAGCAGAATATTATCTGCAAAAACAACAGCTTCCTGACAGCGGCAATGTCGCAAAGACATTGACTGCACAAGGTATCTTGCCGCAGTCATTGAAAATGATCGCATCATTGAAAACGCGGCGGGCTGAGATCAAGATCCAAGAAGGGTTGCTTGCATTAGATGAGAGCTGGTACGGCAAGCAGCATGATTTTGAATTAGAATTAGAAGTCGCTGACGCGGAGAAAGGCCGGCAGGATTTTTTTGATTTATTGGAAAAACTGCAGATTTCCTATGTTCCGGCTCCAAATAAGATTGTTCGAGCAATATCAGAAAATTAAATTCTCTTTGGTTTTCTTTTTCTGATTTTTCTGTTAAGTTAACGATAAGAGTATCAATATAGGATTTTGATTTTGGGGGAGAATCGTGTGATCGAAATTTATTTATTTGTCAATCCACTGGGGCCTATTTGTTTGGAAACTGAGATGGAATTGTTGAAATACATAGAGAAAAGCAGTGTGAAGATCCAACTTCGCGTGCTTCCGCTAGTCAACATGACAACAATTGGGGATATCATGAAACGGCGGAAGATCGCGAAAAACGATGTTGCTGCTCGCAACAAGTTGTTTTCTGACACCTATTCAGCGGCTCTTGATTGCAAGACCATCCAGCTGCAAGGCAGAAGACGCGCGCGGGATTTTTTAATGAAGCTGCAGCAAGCAGTTGGTTGCCTGAAAAAAAACTATTCTCGTAAACTGGTTGAAGAGATCGTTGATGAAATCGGCGGCGACTTGACGATGTTTCGAGAAGACCGTCCGTCACAATTAGTCAAAGACTTATTCAAAGCGGATCAAACGATCGCTCATGAGATGGGGATCGTCAAGCATCCATCCGGCGTCGTTTACAATTACGCTTGCGATAGAGACTATGGTGTATTACTAGAAGGTCCAGAAGCACTCTTAGACCTACCTCTTCTTTGTCAAACGACAGAAGAAAGTTATCGCATCTTTCATCTGGACGGCTACCTGAAACGGGAAAATGAACGAAGAGTCGTTCTTTCTTCCAAACATTTGAAATTAGTGTAAAAAAAGACGATCAGCCTGAGCTGATCGTCTTTTTCTATTAATCTAATTGATCCACTAAAGCTTCTAATTCGTCTAAGCGTTGTTCAAAGACTTTCATGGCATCTTCGATATAAGCTGCTTGTGTCATATCCACGCCAGCTTTTTTCATTACTTCGATCGGATAATCGCTGTTTCCAGATTTCAAGTAGGTCAAATAGTTTTCTAGTGCTTGCGGTTCTTGGTCTAAGATTTTCTTCGCCAATGCAGAAGCTGCTGAGAAACCAGTTGAATATTGGTAAACATAGTAATTGTAGTAGAAATGCGGAATCCGTGACCATTCCAGTTTGATTTCAGGATCTTCTTCCACACTTGGACCATAATATTTCGCATTTAGTTTTCCATAGTAGTCGCTTAGATATTCACTGGTCAACGGCACGCCTTTCGCGTCTTCTGTATGGATAAAGTGCTCGAATTCAGCAAATTGGGTTTGACGGAAGATCGTGCCTTTGAAGCCGTCCAAATAATGGTTCAGAACATAGGCTTTGACGCGAGGATCGCTTTCTGTTTGCAACAAATACTCCGTCAAAATATTCTCATTTGTCGTTGAGGCGATCTCTGCTAAAAAGATCGAATAATCACCATAAACATACGGTTGGTTGTTGCGAGTGAAATAGCTGTGGACACTGTGTCCCATTTCATGGACTAGTGTGAACAGTTGATCCAATGTATCATGCCAGTTCAATAAGATATATGGTGCTGTGTCATAAGCTCCTGACGAGTAGGCGCCGCTGCGTTTGCCTTTGTTTTCGATGACATCGATCCAACGGCTTGAAAAAGCTTCTTCCACAACCTTCAGGTATTCTTCTCCCATCGGCTGCAAAGCTTTCACTGCTTTTTCTTTCGCTTCTTCAAATGTATAGGCGATCGGTGCTTCACCAAGAACCGGTGTATACATATCATACATATGCAGTTCATCTACTTTCAATAGACGTTTGCGCAATGCAACGTAACGGTGAAGCAATGGCAGATTCCGATTCACGACATCTACCAATGTATCATAGACGCTTTCTGGAATATGATTGGCACTTAGTGAAGCCGCCCGAGCTGAACCATATTTGCGAACTTTGGCTTTAAAATTATGTCCTTTGACATGAGCACTCAATGTTGAAGCGAATGTATTGCGGAATTGTTCGTAAACACTGTAAAGACCTTTGAAAGCATCTTCCCGCACTTTACGATCAGTACTTTCCATCAATTGACCATACACGCCATGAGAAAGCTGGATTTTTTCGCCATCAGCGCCTGTGATCGTTGGGAATACAAGATCGGCGTTATTCAATACAGCAAATGTATTGCTGGAAGCTTCGAAGACTTCCCCGGCACCTGCCAACAATGATTCTTGGTCTGCCGGCAACACGTGAGCACGATTATCCACCAATTGTTTTACATAGTGACGGTATTCATTTAATTTTGGTTCTTCATCGAAATAGCTCCAGATTTGTTCATCGGTAAGATTCAACACTTCTGGTTCGAACCAAGAGATCGCTTCGCTGGTCTGTGTCAACAGACTGCTGGCACGGGCATATAAACCTTGATAAACGGTATTGGCGGTATCTTGATCGTTTTTCAGATGAGAATAGACATAGATCGTTTCTAATTTGCGGGAAACATCCAGCACAAATTCCAGCGCAGACAAAAATGCTTGCGGGCCTTCTGCTAATGTTCCTTTAAATTTTTCTGCTTGTTTGATTTCTGCTGCTAATTCATCGAATGCTTTGTCAAAAGCTGCATCGTCAGCAAAGATCTTGGTCAGATCCCAGGTTGATGCTTCCGGCAAATTTTCTCGAGTAGGCAATTGTTTTGTTTCTGACATGTTATCGGCTCCTTTCGATTAGTTCTATCTTATCATATTATCATAAAAATAATGTACAAAAAAATCAGAATTTTCTTTTTATTGCCCCGCTAAAACCCGACATTCCTGAAAGATCTGCCAAAGGACCGTTCGCTGATCGATCAACGGAAAATCCCAGCGCCATGTCAAACATTTTAATCTGCTGATCCACTCCTGAAACGTTTGCTGCGGGTGCAATAAATACAAGTAACGCAACAGCAGCAGACGCTCTTCAAAAAAGAAGGAAAAAGTACTAGCCTGATAGCACCATTTCGGCAATGTCGTGAGGGTCTGCCCTCGTAGATAAAATTGTTCCTGAAGCAATAACAACTGCTTTGGCGAGTGTATCAATTTTTGCGCCAGCAGTTCACGATACTCATCCGGATGCCAATGAGAGATTCTTGCTTTTTCCTGATAAATTGTTCGATCTGTTAACTGCCAGCTTTTTTTAGCAAATGAATTTTCTGTATGGTAATGCCAAATGACCGGTCCTAATCTTTGTAATTTTCCATGTTCCACAGATAAGTGCCAAAGATAGATTTGCCTTTTTGTGTAATAACAACAGGCTTTTTGGAAATGACTGAATTTTTTCTTCGGATAAAAGCGTCTGCCTAAAATCCACCACGGATGATACCCATGACGCTGATAATTTGTTGTGCGTTCTTGGAAACGCTGGAAAGGCAGCGGTGAACACTGAAATTCAAGGGCGCGTTTGTTCCATAAAATATCCGGACGTTGCCGCAACTGCGGGAGATAAGCTTCCAAAACACCCTCATCTTTTACAAGAAAGCGAGCTAAGAGTTCTTTTCCTTGGAGATGTTCTTTGGTCTCTCCTTCACTGAATGTATCGCAATCAGCATGAGCCCTATGTGCAAAATGTGGAATTTTTTGTCTGCCGTTTTTAAAGTACACTCGTTGATGACAGCCGGGACAAATCATATCGCCGCTATCTGTCATTTCTAAACTGGAGATCAATTGTCCTTGCCCGTTTCGTGCCATCAGCATCTTGCCCACCTCAATAAGAGATACGTAAAGAAAGACCAATTGCCGCAAAAACAGCTATATTAGCAAGGATATCTAAAAAAGCAGCCGGAAGAACGATTTTCCGGCTGCTAAAAAATGATAGTACAAAAAAACACCCACTCTTTATCAAAGCAGGTGTCTTATTTAATGAAAATAATGACGGGTGACCGCCAAGGCATCGTGTTCCATCAAAAGTTTGCCATGTTCCGATAATACTTCCGGTGTCACATGGCTTTTTCGTGCAAATTCAGCGATATATGATACATAATCTTTTATTTCACTGTCAAAAATCAATTCATCAAGAAATTCGATCTCCAAGAAATACGCACCGTTCATGCCGTATAGATTAGTGATAACAGAATCTAATTGAACTTCATTAGCTAATTGGATCATTTCTTCAAAATCAGTCATTTCAAAAACGAAATGCCGCTTCACTTCTTCCGGTTCTGAAGCTTCTTCTAATTGAGCCGCTACATGTTTTTTCAGAAACTCGCTGATCTCTTCCGGCGAACCAACACCGTCTTCTAATTGAGAAATTTCTTCTGGCGGCAGATTCTTGCTGATAAACAGCTCTAATCCGTCTCCTTTTGGCAGAACTTGGAAAGTAACTGCTTCACTGCCCTTGAATTCTTCGTCGATATCGACTTCTTCAAGGATG is part of the Enterococcus mediterraneensis genome and harbors:
- a CDS encoding adaptor protein MecA, with amino-acid sequence MEMEHINENTIRVLIKSEDLAARGITFLDLLGNQNEIENFFYSILEEVDIDEEFKGSEAVTFQVLPKGDGLELFISKNLPPEEISQLEDGVGSPEEISEFLKKHVAAQLEEASEPEEVKRHFVFEMTDFEEMIQLANEVQLDSVITNLYGMNGAYFLEIEFLDELIFDSEIKDYVSYIAEFARKSHVTPEVLSEHGKLLMEHDALAVTRHYFH
- a CDS encoding competence protein CoiA; protein product: MLMARNGQGQLISSLEMTDSGDMICPGCHQRVYFKNGRQKIPHFAHRAHADCDTFSEGETKEHLQGKELLARFLVKDEGVLEAYLPQLRQRPDILWNKRALEFQCSPLPFQRFQERTTNYQRHGYHPWWILGRRFYPKKKFSHFQKACCYYTKRQIYLWHLSVEHGKLQRLGPVIWHYHTENSFAKKSWQLTDRTIYQEKARISHWHPDEYRELLAQKLIHSPKQLLLLQEQFYLRGQTLTTLPKWCYQASTFSFFFEERLLLLRYLYLLHPQQTFQEWISRLKCLTWRWDFPLIDQRTVLWQIFQECRVLAGQ
- a CDS encoding CYTH domain-containing protein, with amino-acid sequence MSESIEIEFKTLITAKEFAHVQSFFQIEESGFHYQLNSYFDTEDSLLKQKKWGLRIRQLSDRGELTLKIPRTEGLLEVTDDLTVKEAEYYLQKQQLPDSGNVAKTLTAQGILPQSLKMIASLKTRRAEIKIQEGLLALDESWYGKQHDFELELEVADAEKGRQDFFDLLEKLQISYVPAPNKIVRAISEN
- a CDS encoding DsbA family protein: MIEIYLFVNPLGPICLETEMELLKYIEKSSVKIQLRVLPLVNMTTIGDIMKRRKIAKNDVAARNKLFSDTYSAALDCKTIQLQGRRRARDFLMKLQQAVGCLKKNYSRKLVEEIVDEIGGDLTMFREDRPSQLVKDLFKADQTIAHEMGIVKHPSGVVYNYACDRDYGVLLEGPEALLDLPLLCQTTEESYRIFHLDGYLKRENERRVVLSSKHLKLV
- a CDS encoding RluA family pseudouridine synthase, with the translated sequence MEFTYTYHYDHPQKVKFFLKEQGISKGLLAKIKFQGGKIFVNGQIENVLYSLKANDRVTIVIPDEGEHETVLLDPTPIDIVFEDEHLLVVNKPAGISSIPAQYHPNHTMANRVKAYYKQQNYPNQVIHVVTRLDRDTSGLMLFAKHGFAHAKLDIQLREKKFYKKYQALVAGAIDTLQPHGEIILPIARDYDSLLKRKIAEEGRYAETEYWLDQRGEQAALVDIQLHTGRTHQIRVHFAAIGCPLLGDELYGGAMDLGIQRQALHCYELHFYHPFTNERLEFYQELPSDMQGLAAKLNE
- a CDS encoding GTP pyrophosphokinase, giving the protein MERDWESFLAPYEQTVSELKVKLRGIRKQFREQSRHVPIEFVTGRVKPVDSIITKSQIRHIPMERLEEEMSDIAGLRIMCQFVEDIHQVVQILRNRKDMKVIIERDYITNKKASGYRSYHLVIEYPVQLINGEKKILAEIQIRTLAMNFWATIEHSLNYKYQGAFPEEMSERLKRAAEAAYRLDEEMSSIREEIQEAQRLFSHGRGKSDDNYYRASIDREEE
- the pepF gene encoding oligoendopeptidase F, whose amino-acid sequence is MSETKQLPTRENLPEASTWDLTKIFADDAAFDKAFDELAAEIKQAEKFKGTLAEGPQAFLSALEFVLDVSRKLETIYVYSHLKNDQDTANTVYQGLYARASSLLTQTSEAISWFEPEVLNLTDEQIWSYFDEEPKLNEYRHYVKQLVDNRAHVLPADQESLLAGAGEVFEASSNTFAVLNNADLVFPTITGADGEKIQLSHGVYGQLMESTDRKVREDAFKGLYSVYEQFRNTFASTLSAHVKGHNFKAKVRKYGSARAASLSANHIPESVYDTLVDVVNRNLPLLHRYVALRKRLLKVDELHMYDMYTPVLGEAPIAYTFEEAKEKAVKALQPMGEEYLKVVEEAFSSRWIDVIENKGKRSGAYSSGAYDTAPYILLNWHDTLDQLFTLVHEMGHSVHSYFTRNNQPYVYGDYSIFLAEIASTTNENILTEYLLQTESDPRVKAYVLNHYLDGFKGTIFRQTQFAEFEHFIHTEDAKGVPLTSEYLSDYYGKLNAKYYGPSVEEDPEIKLEWSRIPHFYYNYYVYQYSTGFSAASALAKKILDQEPQALENYLTYLKSGNSDYPIEVMKKAGVDMTQAAYIEDAMKVFEQRLDELEALVDQLD
- the mgtE gene encoding magnesium transporter; translation: MDETEELEVRFDELRQALQANDIQAFRDNFLEMHIYEQGQFYQSLDEAQRHLVYAYLSPKELADMFDVIEEDDEYMKDYLSEMRPSYAAEMLSEMYTDNAVDLLNTLDKKQVAKYLSLMSADDASEIKELLHYEDDTAGSIMTTEFVSIVANQTVRSAMYVLKNEADVAETIYYIYVVDQDNKLVGVISLRDLIINDDDTMISEVMSERVISVHVGDDQEDVAQTFRDYDFLALPVTDYDDHLLGIVTVDDIIDVIDDEAASDYSGLAGVNVEEVSENPVKAAARRLPWLITLLFLGMATATLISRYEDLVSEASILAVFISLITGTAGNAGTQSLAVAVRRLAINDEKDSSFLRTVLSEILTGLVTGAITGITILVIVGIWRQNFILGFVIGIAMMFAITVANLAGSLIPMLMDKLGFDPAVASGPFITTLSDLTSVLIYFNIASLFMSYFVGG
- a CDS encoding NAD kinase encodes the protein MRVAVVYNQQKQTIDVVQHLLKLLKKADIQLDEREPEIVISVGGDGTLLSAFHRYSHRLKDVSFLGIHTGHLGFYTDWRDYELEELVESLKNNRGQSVSYPLLDVVIRYLNDKPDRHFLALNESTIKRGSRTMVADVYIKEELFERFRGDGLSVSTPTGSTAYNKSVGGAVLHPSINAIQLAEIASLNNRVFRTLGSPIIIAANEWLEIRLQDSNDYLITVDSLDIQQDEIDAIFYRIADERIQFASYRHMHFWHRVKDAFIGDT